A section of the Sphingomonas sp. LT1P40 genome encodes:
- the hmgA gene encoding homogentisate 1,2-dioxygenase, translating into MTDYFPGFGNHISTEAVPGALPIGRNSPQRPAYGLYAEQLSGTAFTAPRHENRRSWLYRMRPSAEHPPFVRYDGAKRFAPGTVDTRLPPNRLRWNPIESPAPGTDLIDGMTTMLANRDPADLEGVAVHLYAANADMTARAFVDADGELLFIPQAGRLALLTELGRIDIAPGQVALIPRGVKFRALLPDSEARGYVAENHGALFRLPDLGPIGANGLANPRDFETPAAWYEDHDESFELVQKYLGSLWTTQLDHSPLDVVAWHGNLAPWRYDLSRFNTINSVSFDHPDPSIFTVLTSPSDVPGRANADFVIFPPRWMVAEDTFRPPWFHRNIMSEAMGLIYGAYDAKAEGFAPGGLSLHNLMAGHGPDVASWDGASNADLKPHKIDGTMAFMVETCWPYKPTQFALDTAQPDYDAAWAGFPKAKLP; encoded by the coding sequence ATGACCGACTATTTTCCCGGCTTCGGCAATCACATCTCGACCGAGGCGGTTCCCGGCGCACTGCCCATCGGCCGCAACAGCCCGCAACGCCCCGCCTATGGTCTCTACGCCGAACAACTCAGCGGCACCGCGTTCACCGCCCCCCGCCACGAAAATCGCCGCTCATGGCTCTACCGCATGCGTCCCAGCGCCGAGCATCCGCCCTTCGTCCGTTATGACGGTGCAAAACGGTTCGCCCCCGGTACGGTGGATACGCGCTTGCCTCCCAATCGCCTGCGCTGGAACCCGATTGAAAGCCCCGCCCCCGGCACCGACCTGATCGACGGCATGACGACGATGCTCGCCAACCGCGACCCCGCCGATCTGGAGGGCGTCGCGGTCCATCTCTACGCCGCCAACGCCGACATGACCGCCCGCGCGTTCGTCGATGCCGATGGCGAATTGCTGTTCATCCCGCAGGCGGGCCGTCTGGCCCTCCTCACCGAACTCGGCCGCATTGACATCGCCCCCGGCCAGGTCGCGCTGATCCCGCGCGGCGTGAAGTTTCGCGCGCTGCTCCCCGACAGCGAAGCGCGCGGCTATGTCGCCGAGAACCACGGCGCGCTGTTCCGCCTGCCAGACCTCGGCCCGATCGGTGCCAACGGCCTCGCCAACCCGCGCGATTTCGAGACGCCGGCGGCATGGTATGAAGACCATGACGAGTCCTTTGAACTCGTCCAGAAATATCTCGGGAGTCTCTGGACCACCCAATTGGACCACTCCCCCCTCGATGTCGTCGCGTGGCACGGCAATCTCGCGCCGTGGCGTTACGATCTGTCGCGCTTCAACACGATCAACAGCGTCAGCTTCGACCATCCCGACCCGTCGATCTTCACCGTCCTCACCTCGCCCAGCGACGTGCCCGGCCGCGCCAATGCCGATTTCGTGATCTTCCCGCCGCGCTGGATGGTCGCCGAGGACACGTTCCGCCCGCCCTGGTTCCATCGCAACATCATGAGCGAGGCGATGGGCCTGATTTACGGCGCTTACGATGCCAAGGCCGAAGGCTTCGCCCCCGGCGGCCTCTCGCTCCACAACCTCATGGCCGGTCACGGCCCCGATGTCGCCAGCTGGGACGGCGCGAGCAACGCTGACCTGAAACCCCACAAGATCGATGGCACAATGGCGTTCATGGTCGAGACGTGCTGGCC
- the hppD gene encoding 4-hydroxyphenylpyruvate dioxygenase: MTDTANPLGLNGFEFVEFTSPDPAAMGAQFEQLGFVPSHRHPTKNITRYKQGRINLMLNRDADGRVAQFRNEHGASASAMAFRVSDPTAAMEWALANGAKSTIEDDTVIEGIGGSYLYFMQDGGDPYADWAEIPGWREAEAANNVGLDLLDHLTHNVKRGQMSVWSEFYKTLFNFEEQKYFDIKGQATGLFSQAMIAPDRAIRIPLNESQDDKSQIEEFIREYKGEGIQHLALTTPDIFDTVERLRARGVKLQDTIETYYELVDKRVPGHGEDLERLRKNRILIDGNVGEEGLLLQIFTENMFGPIFFEIIQRKGNEGFGNGNFQALFESIELDQIRRGVIKVDA; this comes from the coding sequence ATGACCGACACCGCCAATCCGCTGGGCCTCAACGGCTTCGAGTTCGTCGAGTTCACCTCGCCCGACCCGGCGGCGATGGGCGCGCAGTTTGAGCAGCTGGGCTTCGTGCCGAGCCACCGCCACCCGACCAAGAACATCACCCGCTATAAACAGGGTCGCATCAACCTGATGCTCAACCGCGATGCCGATGGCCGCGTGGCGCAATTCCGCAACGAACATGGCGCATCGGCCAGCGCAATGGCCTTCCGCGTCTCCGACCCCACCGCCGCTATGGAATGGGCGCTCGCCAATGGTGCCAAGTCGACAATCGAGGACGACACGGTGATCGAGGGGATTGGCGGCTCCTACCTTTATTTTATGCAGGACGGCGGCGACCCTTATGCCGATTGGGCCGAAATCCCGGGCTGGCGTGAAGCCGAAGCCGCGAACAATGTCGGCCTCGACCTGCTCGACCACCTCACCCACAATGTGAAGCGCGGCCAGATGTCGGTCTGGTCGGAATTCTACAAGACGCTCTTCAATTTCGAGGAGCAGAAATATTTCGACATCAAGGGGCAGGCGACCGGCCTGTTCAGCCAGGCGATGATCGCCCCCGACCGCGCGATCCGTATCCCGCTGAACGAAAGCCAGGACGACAAGAGCCAGATCGAGGAATTCATCCGCGAATATAAGGGCGAAGGGATCCAGCACCTCGCGCTGACCACGCCCGACATTTTCGACACCGTCGAACGCCTGCGCGCGCGCGGCGTGAAATTACAGGACACGATCGAGACTTATTACGAACTGGTCGACAAGCGCGTCCCCGGCCACGGCGAAGACCTGGAGCGGCTGCGCAAGAACCGCATCCTGATCGACGGCAATGTCGGTGAGGAAGGGCTGTTGCTCCAGATCTTTACCGAGAACATGTTCGGGCCGATCTTCTTCGAGATCATTCAGCGCAAGGGCAATGAGGGTTTCGGCAACGGCAATTTCCAGGCGCTGTTCGAGAGCATCGAGCTCGACCAGATCCGCCGCGGGGTCATTAAGGTCGACGCCTAA
- a CDS encoding tetratricopeptide repeat protein encodes MAHVSRSLIAALSLLAAGVAHGQQQIDVKQPSAAFLAAFESGDLRKALPLIEPDTKACVAAAGGDKADKDTLAPCVMLLAYYGAGLAGADRIREALPISRKAVEVAADFGEASEISIVANLLFGLTLERQGQHGDAEQPYRISLQGAEQLLKGDPALATYIIRRASNLLMLGRFAEALPLAERAIAIAGDTADGAFFRLMQGNALMRLGRMAEAEAAFTRGIQRLTALVGADVTETLALREALALYFAEQNRADEAIAIWRRTLAIRRTRGEAADIADSLSGLGMALLRSGQSREAESVLREALDIRLKQFGEASNFTGVAYSNVGLVLMESGQLNEAASMFGRALAVLNAAGGANPEELVTVLNNFALVLAKIGMVEESVGIQRQVLAIAETNFGKGHGRTVMLRQNLGSALSAIGQKAEAIALLTANYEAGLALGGEGMQLRALAAVSLAAILAEAGKRAEARGWYVRAIADGRAAFRPDHSQRINIGWSYGTFMLREPGGLPLARTLLRDAGQAVLLRAAAGVGFDARAQSELSGFTIVFRDQVRAAWGLSAAR; translated from the coding sequence ATGGCCCATGTTTCACGATCGCTGATCGCCGCATTGTCGTTGCTGGCGGCCGGGGTCGCGCATGGGCAGCAGCAGATCGACGTCAAACAACCGAGTGCGGCGTTCCTTGCCGCGTTCGAGAGCGGCGATCTGCGCAAGGCACTGCCGCTGATCGAGCCCGACACCAAGGCGTGTGTTGCCGCCGCCGGCGGGGACAAGGCCGACAAGGATACGCTGGCACCGTGCGTGATGCTGCTCGCTTATTATGGTGCCGGGCTGGCGGGAGCCGACCGGATTCGGGAGGCGTTGCCGATTTCGCGCAAGGCGGTCGAGGTTGCGGCCGACTTCGGCGAAGCGAGCGAGATTTCCATCGTCGCCAATTTGCTGTTCGGGCTGACGCTGGAGCGGCAAGGCCAGCATGGCGATGCCGAGCAGCCGTACCGGATTTCGCTTCAGGGTGCCGAGCAACTGCTGAAGGGCGATCCCGCGCTGGCGACCTATATCATCCGTCGCGCAAGCAATTTGCTGATGCTGGGCCGGTTCGCCGAAGCGCTGCCGCTGGCCGAACGCGCGATTGCGATCGCCGGGGATACGGCGGACGGCGCGTTTTTCCGGCTGATGCAGGGCAATGCGCTGATGCGGCTGGGCCGGATGGCGGAGGCGGAGGCGGCGTTCACGCGCGGGATCCAGCGCCTGACCGCATTGGTCGGCGCGGATGTCACCGAGACGCTGGCGTTGCGCGAAGCGCTGGCGCTGTATTTCGCGGAACAGAATCGCGCGGACGAAGCGATTGCGATCTGGCGTCGGACGCTGGCGATCCGGCGGACGCGGGGCGAGGCGGCGGACATCGCCGACAGCCTGAGCGGCCTCGGCATGGCGTTGCTGCGCAGCGGCCAATCGCGTGAGGCGGAAAGCGTGTTGCGCGAGGCGCTGGACATCCGGCTGAAACAGTTCGGCGAAGCCAGTAACTTCACCGGCGTCGCTTATTCCAATGTCGGGCTGGTGCTGATGGAAAGCGGCCAGTTGAACGAAGCGGCATCGATGTTCGGCCGCGCGCTGGCGGTCCTGAACGCGGCGGGCGGTGCCAATCCCGAGGAACTGGTGACGGTGCTGAACAACTTCGCGCTGGTACTCGCGAAGATCGGGATGGTGGAAGAGTCGGTTGGTATCCAGCGTCAGGTTCTGGCCATCGCGGAGACGAATTTCGGCAAGGGGCATGGCCGCACCGTCATGCTCCGCCAGAATCTGGGCAGCGCCTTGTCCGCGATTGGGCAGAAAGCGGAGGCGATCGCGCTGTTGACCGCGAATTACGAGGCCGGGTTGGCGTTGGGTGGCGAGGGTATGCAGTTGCGCGCACTGGCGGCGGTCAGTCTGGCCGCGATCCTGGCCGAGGCGGGCAAGCGTGCGGAGGCGCGCGGCTGGTATGTTCGCGCGATCGCCGACGGTCGCGCGGCGTTTCGCCCCGACCATAGCCAGCGGATCAATATCGGCTGGAGTTATGGCACCTTCATGCTGCGCGAACCGGGCGGGTTACCGCTGGCGCGGACGTTGCTGCGCGACGCGGGACAGGCGGTGCTGTTGCGGGCCGCCGCCGGGGTCGGGTTCGACGCGCGGGCGCAAAGTGAGTTGAGCGGATTCACGATCGTCTTCCGCGACCAGGTGCGGGCGGCATGGGGATTGAGTGCGGCAAGGTAA
- a CDS encoding S1C family serine protease translates to MTPKKPFNLMRRSLGWFLAAALCFGVALPSTARAAAMPVMAQAAKPETGIERAMKAVVAISPQDEAARKQNGDSEASGGSGFVIDSSGLILTNAHVVAKRDTVEVTFSNGKRYTGKVIGRDGRTDLAIVKITPDGPLPVLKFAASSKLPLGTKVYALGNPMGNRFSVSSGIVSGYDRAYDVAWPVNFIQHDAALNPGNSGGPLITEEGDVIGINTATPPETIFDIGIGLAIPAELAARIAPKLVAEGKVVRGRLGVTASSADAGMAEALGAPGKTGLIVDAVGSGGAADKAGVKIGDLLLAVEGRKLDVVRDLSMALIDTRPGEKVAVKVVRGGKTIDVAVALEADEETAGERGKVAALSMSDGMAPDGGFTLGFVFKAGAAGKVLLGKVEDASIGQMYGLYEGDELLAVDGAAVSDPAAAMAAITASKREVTVLRIQRAGQGTLHVALPLSAESAKARRPGVPRRFPRGPL, encoded by the coding sequence ATGACCCCCAAAAAACCCTTCAATCTGATGCGCCGCTCGCTCGGCTGGTTTCTCGCCGCCGCGCTGTGTTTCGGCGTTGCCCTGCCCTCCACCGCCCGTGCCGCGGCAATGCCGGTGATGGCGCAAGCCGCGAAACCCGAAACCGGGATCGAGCGCGCGATGAAGGCGGTCGTCGCGATCAGCCCTCAGGACGAGGCGGCGCGCAAGCAGAATGGGGATAGCGAGGCCTCTGGTGGCTCCGGCTTCGTCATCGACTCAAGCGGGCTGATTTTGACCAATGCGCATGTCGTGGCGAAGCGCGACACGGTCGAAGTCACGTTTTCCAATGGCAAGCGCTATACCGGCAAGGTGATCGGACGCGACGGACGCACCGACCTGGCGATCGTCAAGATCACCCCGGACGGACCGCTCCCCGTGCTGAAGTTCGCGGCCTCGTCGAAACTGCCGCTGGGGACGAAGGTCTATGCGCTGGGCAACCCGATGGGGAACCGGTTTTCGGTCAGTTCGGGTATCGTGAGTGGGTATGACCGCGCCTATGACGTTGCGTGGCCGGTCAATTTCATCCAGCATGACGCCGCATTGAATCCCGGAAATAGTGGGGGGCCGCTGATTACCGAGGAGGGGGACGTGATCGGCATCAACACGGCGACTCCGCCGGAAACCATTTTCGATATCGGCATTGGCCTGGCCATTCCAGCCGAACTCGCCGCCAGGATCGCACCCAAGCTGGTCGCGGAGGGCAAGGTGGTGCGCGGTCGGCTGGGTGTCACTGCCAGCAGCGCGGATGCCGGTATGGCCGAGGCGCTGGGCGCGCCTGGCAAGACCGGGCTGATCGTCGACGCGGTTGGCAGCGGCGGTGCGGCGGACAAGGCCGGGGTGAAGATCGGCGATCTGTTGTTGGCGGTCGAGGGGCGCAAGCTCGATGTGGTCCGCGACCTGTCGATGGCGCTGATCGACACGCGACCGGGTGAGAAGGTGGCGGTCAAGGTCGTGCGCGGTGGCAAGACGATCGACGTGGCAGTTGCGCTGGAGGCCGATGAGGAGACCGCTGGCGAACGCGGCAAGGTCGCGGCGCTGTCGATGTCCGACGGAATGGCACCCGATGGCGGCTTCACGCTGGGTTTCGTGTTCAAGGCGGGCGCGGCCGGCAAGGTCCTGTTGGGCAAGGTCGAGGACGCATCGATCGGGCAGATGTACGGGCTGTACGAGGGCGACGAACTGCTCGCGGTCGACGGCGCGGCGGTGAGCGATCCGGCGGCGGCAATGGCGGCGATCACCGCGTCGAAACGCGAAGTGACCGTGCTGCGCATTCAGCGCGCAGGGCAGGGAACGCTGCATGTCGCACTCCCACTCAGCGCCGAATCCGCAAAGGCACGGCGACCCGGCGTCCCGCGCCGCTTTCCACGAGGACCATTGTGA
- a CDS encoding response regulator transcription factor, with product MSSLNFDSEAAQNIADTFTGCRALILEDEIGDEMKAALADAGCDIVDLVVTGEDAVAALTSQSYDVVVLDRINPGMEGLEVLDRIRRRPNGMKTDPDVPALVYSLLGGEDQRIHGLIARGADDYVPKPATSEELVARVAAQLRRRKPTMRSKGWTSAPLEIDADTKDVRCNGRLLQLTSREADILVELYKERGNPLSQSMLWDRCWIGKGWSHFPDEFANTVDQAIKRLRKSLKRQCPDIPDDYHPLVTNIWAQGFALRNLAGLEGSR from the coding sequence ATGAGCAGTCTGAATTTCGATAGCGAAGCGGCACAGAACATCGCCGATACCTTTACCGGATGCCGCGCGCTGATCCTGGAGGACGAGATTGGCGACGAGATGAAGGCCGCGTTGGCCGATGCCGGATGCGATATTGTCGATCTGGTCGTGACCGGCGAAGATGCGGTCGCGGCGCTGACCAGCCAGAGCTATGACGTGGTGGTGCTGGATCGCATCAATCCGGGGATGGAGGGACTTGAGGTGCTGGACCGCATCCGCCGCCGCCCTAATGGGATGAAGACCGATCCGGACGTGCCCGCTTTGGTCTATTCGCTGCTGGGCGGGGAGGATCAACGCATCCACGGGCTGATCGCGCGCGGCGCGGACGATTATGTGCCGAAACCGGCGACGAGCGAGGAACTGGTGGCACGGGTCGCCGCACAGCTGCGCCGTCGCAAGCCGACGATGCGGTCGAAAGGCTGGACGTCCGCGCCGCTGGAAATCGATGCCGATACCAAGGATGTGCGTTGCAACGGGCGGCTGCTGCAGCTGACCAGCCGCGAGGCGGACATATTGGTGGAGTTGTACAAGGAACGCGGCAATCCGCTGAGCCAGTCGATGCTGTGGGACCGGTGCTGGATCGGCAAGGGCTGGAGCCATTTCCCCGATGAATTCGCCAATACGGTGGACCAGGCGATCAAGCGGCTGCGCAAGTCGCTGAAGCGGCAATGCCCGGATATTCCGGACGATTACCATCCGCTGGTGACGAATATCTGGGCGCAGGGGTTTGCGCTCCGGAATCTCGCCGGGCTGGAGGGTTCGCGTTAA
- a CDS encoding sensor histidine kinase, whose amino-acid sequence MLRWLPLRTTLVIGALAAVALVGLTLGLLQMVSMNARELAMVRSQADAAVLSSKIDSLPPRLSAEEREAEILTMIAARAQEATDGGRCDSGERARALFLYRMADGSVSGTPQLAWPGGTGEVHFRVPAGTACQRAATTAVGVVEDLGGGRQFLSARIYSSDPRLVMRAYLLAAGVAVAFVVLASLLAWGLMRGWRNRLDRFNALLDRADRSGFSERAEEDEGQPEFRLLAHHLNALLGRSEDMIEGMRRLHRHVAHDLRGPVMVARRHLEALGAKTPDEPLIADTDAKLVTVDKRCRMLLGIIDAEVSRRTEGDVVDPGARIRQLIDDMFVYLGDDKDLEFALEAEPAAVRVASDLFDRMIENILGNAVKFATPESTIRCSVTQDGDQIRVAVENDGPGIDEGKIERIFEPGYSSGGADSHGLGLAFVRTVSLRAGGNVQAFNRVNGFGIEISLPAVKEDAGA is encoded by the coding sequence ATGCTTCGCTGGCTCCCGCTTCGTACCACGCTGGTGATCGGCGCATTGGCGGCCGTGGCGCTGGTCGGGCTGACGCTTGGCCTGCTCCAGATGGTGTCGATGAACGCGCGCGAGCTGGCGATGGTGCGATCACAGGCGGATGCGGCGGTATTGTCGAGCAAGATCGACAGCCTGCCCCCGCGCCTGTCCGCCGAAGAGCGCGAAGCGGAGATACTGACGATGATCGCGGCGCGCGCGCAGGAGGCGACCGATGGCGGGCGCTGCGACAGCGGCGAGCGGGCGCGTGCGCTGTTCCTCTATCGCATGGCCGATGGCAGCGTGAGCGGGACGCCGCAGCTGGCTTGGCCCGGCGGCACGGGCGAAGTGCATTTCAGGGTTCCGGCGGGAACGGCGTGCCAGCGCGCGGCGACAACGGCGGTCGGCGTGGTCGAGGATCTGGGCGGCGGGCGGCAGTTTTTGAGCGCGCGCATCTATAGTTCGGACCCGCGTCTGGTGATGCGGGCCTATCTGTTGGCGGCGGGCGTGGCGGTGGCATTTGTGGTGCTTGCAAGCTTGTTGGCATGGGGGTTGATGCGCGGATGGCGTAACCGCCTCGACCGGTTCAACGCGCTGCTCGATCGCGCCGATCGCAGCGGGTTTTCGGAGCGCGCCGAGGAGGATGAGGGGCAGCCCGAGTTCAGGTTGCTGGCGCATCATCTGAACGCGCTGCTCGGCCGCTCGGAGGACATGATCGAGGGGATGCGGCGGCTGCACCGCCATGTTGCGCATGATCTGCGCGGGCCGGTGATGGTGGCGCGGCGGCATCTGGAAGCGCTGGGCGCGAAGACGCCGGACGAGCCGCTGATCGCCGATACCGACGCCAAACTGGTGACGGTCGATAAACGCTGCCGCATGCTGCTGGGCATCATCGACGCCGAAGTATCGCGGCGGACCGAGGGCGATGTGGTCGATCCCGGTGCACGCATCCGCCAGCTGATCGACGACATGTTCGTCTATCTGGGCGACGACAAGGATCTGGAATTCGCGCTGGAAGCGGAGCCGGCGGCGGTACGCGTGGCGAGCGACCTGTTCGACCGGATGATCGAAAACATTCTGGGCAATGCGGTGAAGTTTGCGACCCCCGAATCGACGATCCGGTGCAGTGTTACCCAAGATGGGGATCAGATACGGGTCGCGGTCGAGAATGACGGGCCGGGTATCGACGAAGGCAAGATCGAACGAATATTCGAGCCGGGCTATTCGAGCGGCGGTGCGGACAGTCACGGACTGGGACTGGCGTTCGTGCGCACCGTATCGCTTCGTGCGGGTGGAAACGTGCAGGCTTTCAACCGTGTAAACGGATTCGGGATTGAGATTTCGCTGCCGGCGGTCAAGGAAGATGCCGGGGCATGA
- a CDS encoding trypsin-like peptidase domain-containing protein: MRGRIKMKSGLHSMLLGGVAVAVIAMPVAAQTVPYDNERGVYSYAKDLRAVAPTVVKVIVLGQKPAEQGQPQQQAPQQQQPPEDDPFRGQSAQGQRPPAGGAAPTPIGSGSGVIIDAAKGEILTNNHVVEKGTAFQVQLYDGRVVDATLVGRDPQTDIALLRIRATGLSAMPIGDSAKIQVGDLSFAVGYPFGFDQTLTMGVISGLGRTGIGDGFQDFIQTDAAVNSGNSGGALIDSRGRLIGINTAIWSKSGDNAGIAFAVPVNMAMAIADQLRRTGTVRRGRVGVTVGPVTREAAGSGSTRGALIAEVAANSPAAKAGLRAGDIITEVEGRQIEGPGNLTAIFGTMEPGKTVTLGYRRAGQTARTTVTVEAPQPVVVDRPATGGVGLAALGATFRDVNASDKVPAQVRGAVVSNVQPNSAAARSGLAVGDIIVGVNGEQVQSAAELARAFQNIAGGAVLFVARGNSLVQLRLER, from the coding sequence ATGAGGGGAAGAATCAAGATGAAGAGCGGACTGCATTCGATGTTGCTGGGCGGCGTGGCCGTGGCAGTGATCGCCATGCCGGTCGCGGCGCAGACCGTTCCTTACGACAATGAGCGTGGCGTCTATAGCTATGCCAAGGATTTGCGCGCGGTTGCGCCGACGGTGGTCAAGGTCATCGTGCTGGGTCAAAAACCGGCCGAGCAGGGCCAGCCGCAACAGCAAGCGCCACAGCAGCAACAGCCGCCCGAGGACGATCCGTTCCGGGGGCAGAGTGCGCAGGGCCAGCGGCCCCCGGCAGGCGGTGCCGCACCGACGCCGATCGGCAGCGGCTCCGGCGTCATCATCGACGCGGCGAAGGGCGAGATCCTGACCAACAACCATGTCGTCGAAAAGGGCACTGCGTTCCAGGTCCAGCTCTATGACGGCCGCGTGGTCGACGCGACTTTGGTCGGGCGCGATCCGCAGACCGACATCGCGCTGCTCCGCATCCGCGCCACCGGCCTGTCGGCAATGCCGATCGGCGACAGCGCGAAGATTCAGGTCGGCGACCTGTCGTTCGCAGTCGGCTATCCGTTCGGATTCGATCAGACTTTGACGATGGGGGTCATCTCCGGGCTGGGCCGCACCGGCATCGGCGACGGGTTCCAGGATTTTATCCAGACCGACGCCGCAGTGAACAGCGGCAATTCAGGCGGTGCGCTGATCGACAGCCGCGGGCGGCTGATTGGGATCAACACCGCGATCTGGTCGAAATCGGGCGACAATGCCGGCATCGCCTTTGCCGTGCCGGTCAATATGGCAATGGCGATCGCCGACCAGCTTCGCCGCACCGGCACCGTCCGGCGCGGGCGTGTCGGTGTGACCGTGGGGCCGGTGACGCGCGAGGCGGCAGGCAGCGGATCGACGCGCGGCGCGCTGATCGCCGAAGTCGCCGCCAACAGCCCGGCTGCAAAAGCGGGCCTGCGCGCGGGCGACATCATCACCGAGGTCGAAGGGCGCCAGATCGAAGGGCCGGGCAACCTCACTGCAATCTTCGGCACGATGGAGCCGGGCAAGACGGTGACATTGGGCTATCGTCGGGCTGGGCAGACCGCACGCACGACGGTGACGGTCGAGGCACCGCAGCCGGTCGTCGTCGATCGGCCGGCGACCGGTGGTGTGGGCCTCGCCGCACTCGGTGCGACGTTCCGCGACGTCAATGCCAGCGACAAGGTGCCGGCGCAGGTGCGCGGCGCGGTGGTGTCGAACGTGCAGCCCAATTCGGCGGCGGCGCGATCGGGACTGGCGGTCGGCGACATCATCGTCGGCGTCAATGGCGAACAAGTACAGAGCGCGGCGGAACTCGCCCGCGCCTTCCAGAATATCGCCGGCGGCGCGGTGCTGTTCGTCGCGCGCGGCAACAGCCTGGTCCAGTTGCGGCTCGAACGCTGA
- a CDS encoding CHAT domain-containing protein: MKAKLTRLIALPLLAAALTAQTTPDIKIEPVPSPDVLRSEAFEAAQYALISGAAAAVDRVTARFASGGGPLAILEQDRDKKLAELEAVDRQFSALIERGSAVPEEERRALTQRRAGIRDEVTAIEAKIAKDFPQYFDLTRPKALDIAAVQKLLNPDEAMVMILVSDDASYTWAITREKSTWSRSEAMKDTALAEKVNLLRASMEVDGARGSGRAPPPTGGAAAAVAPAGKAFDRKLAHELYKELIAPVEGVLAGKQVLLTNVTGALTSLPLALLVTAPPQGADTDPAAVATSPWLIDKYALAELPSVSSLNSLRCLLISNPADAHPGCAVKAASTSYAQARTKSGVMLAAYGAPTLAGTYTAATGRSVTPGLAGKMYKGKLADPEKLRALAYLPQAQAELDSLKKTFGAESFVVTGNEATETAVKSSKSLPLARFIVFSTHGLLATEVGDNAEPGLVFTPPKTATDMDDGLLTASEVAQMNLPADLVVLSACNTAASDGKSAEGLSGLAKSFIFAGTRSLLVSHWAVSDAATSLLMQQTFTNIQKGNIAGRARALQAAMRTVRTEGTGQFVSPKYWAAFTLVGEPGK, encoded by the coding sequence ATGAAGGCGAAGCTCACCAGATTGATCGCGCTGCCGTTGCTGGCCGCCGCGCTCACCGCGCAGACGACGCCGGACATCAAGATCGAACCTGTACCCTCGCCCGACGTCCTGCGGTCCGAGGCGTTCGAGGCGGCCCAATATGCGTTGATCTCCGGCGCTGCCGCCGCAGTGGACCGGGTGACCGCGCGCTTTGCATCGGGGGGCGGGCCGCTGGCCATACTCGAGCAGGATCGTGACAAGAAACTGGCCGAGCTGGAGGCGGTCGATCGCCAGTTCAGCGCGCTGATCGAACGCGGCAGCGCCGTGCCGGAAGAGGAGCGCCGCGCGCTGACCCAGCGCCGCGCCGGGATCCGCGACGAAGTGACCGCGATCGAAGCGAAGATCGCCAAGGACTTTCCGCAATATTTCGATCTGACGCGCCCCAAGGCGCTGGACATCGCGGCGGTGCAGAAACTGCTCAACCCGGACGAGGCGATGGTCATGATCCTCGTCTCCGACGACGCCAGTTACACCTGGGCGATTACGCGCGAAAAATCGACATGGTCGCGCTCCGAAGCGATGAAGGACACCGCGCTCGCCGAAAAGGTCAATCTGCTGCGCGCCAGCATGGAAGTCGACGGCGCGCGCGGATCGGGCCGCGCCCCGCCGCCGACCGGTGGTGCGGCGGCCGCCGTCGCCCCGGCGGGCAAGGCGTTCGACCGCAAGCTGGCGCATGAATTGTACAAGGAACTGATCGCGCCGGTCGAGGGCGTGCTGGCGGGCAAGCAGGTGTTGCTGACCAACGTCACCGGCGCGCTGACGTCGCTGCCGCTCGCACTTCTCGTCACGGCACCACCGCAGGGTGCGGATACCGATCCGGCAGCGGTGGCGACCAGCCCGTGGTTGATCGACAAATACGCGCTGGCGGAACTGCCCTCGGTCTCGTCGCTGAATTCGCTGCGCTGCCTGCTGATTTCCAATCCCGCGGACGCGCACCCCGGTTGCGCGGTCAAGGCCGCGTCGACCAGCTACGCGCAAGCGCGAACGAAAAGCGGCGTGATGCTGGCGGCCTATGGCGCGCCGACGCTGGCGGGCACCTATACGGCGGCAACCGGGCGGAGCGTGACGCCGGGGCTGGCCGGCAAGATGTACAAGGGTAAGCTCGCCGACCCGGAAAAGCTGCGCGCGCTGGCATATCTTCCCCAGGCACAAGCGGAGCTGGACAGTCTGAAAAAGACCTTCGGTGCCGAGTCCTTCGTCGTCACCGGTAACGAAGCGACCGAAACAGCGGTCAAGTCCAGCAAGTCATTGCCGCTCGCGCGCTTCATCGTCTTTTCTACGCACGGTCTGCTCGCCACCGAAGTCGGCGACAATGCCGAGCCGGGGCTAGTGTTCACGCCGCCAAAGACTGCGACGGATATGGACGACGGATTGCTCACCGCGTCCGAAGTTGCGCAGATGAACCTCCCCGCCGATCTCGTGGTGCTATCTGCCTGCAACACGGCGGCATCGGACGGCAAGAGTGCGGAAGGCCTGTCCGGACTGGCCAAATCGTTCATCTTTGCGGGAACGCGTTCGTTGCTGGTCAGCCATTGGGCGGTCAGCGATGCGGCAACGTCGCTGTTGATGCAGCAGACCTTCACCAACATCCAGAAGGGCAACATCGCCGGTCGTGCGCGCGCATTGCAAGCGGCGATGCGGACCGTGCGTACCGAAGGCACCGGCCAGTTCGTCAGCCCGAAATATTGGGCGGCATTTACGCTGGTCGGCGAACCGGGGAAATGA